Proteins found in one Zea mays cultivar B73 chromosome 1, Zm-B73-REFERENCE-NAM-5.0, whole genome shotgun sequence genomic segment:
- the LOC100216898 gene encoding Protein NRT1/ PTR FAMILY 8.3 — protein MIALGTGGIKPCVSSFGADQFDDTDQAERAKKGSFFNWFYFCINIGSFISGTMIVWIQDNTGWGIGFAIPTIFMALAISFFFSASNKYRFQKPGGSPLTRVCQVVIAAFRKWHIEVPHDTSLLYEVDGQTSAIEGSRKLEHTNELEFLDRAAVISSADLKSESFTDPWKLCTVTQVEELKILIRMFPIWATTIIFSAVYAQNSSMFIEQGMVLDKRIGSFNIPPASLSTFDVISVIMWVPLYDRILVPLARKFTGREKGFSELQRMGIGLVLSILAMVSAALVELKRLEIARSEGLIHEKAAVPMSILWQIPQYFLVGAAEVFTCIGQVEFFYDQAPDAMRSLCSALALITVSLGNYISSIILTLVSYITTQGGDPGWIPDNLNEGHLDRFFWLIAGISFVNLIVYMGCAVRYRYKKAS, from the exons ATGATTGCCCTAGGGACTGGAGGTATCAAACCTTGTGTCTCCTCCTTTGGAGCTGATCAATTTGATGACACTGACCAAGCAGAGAGAGCTAAGAAGGGTTCATTCTTCAATTGGTTCTACTTCTGTATAAATATAGGTTCATTCATATCAGGCACTATGATAGTGTGGATACAAGATAACACTGGTTGGGGAATAGGCTTTGCGATTCCTACTATATTCATGGCATTAGCTATTTCATTCTTCTTCTCAGCTTCAAATAAGTACAGATTCCAAAAACCTGGTGGGAGTCCACTCACAAGAGTGTGCCAGGTGGTTATAGCAGCATTTCGTAAGTGGCACATTGAAGTGCCACATGATACATCTCTCCTATATGAAGTTGATGGCCAAACTTCAGCAATTGAAGGAAGCCGGAAGCTGGAGCACACAAATGAGCTCGA GTTCCTTGATAGAGCTGCTGTTATCTCATCTGCTGATCTGAAGAGTGAATCCTTTACCGACCCATGGAAGCTTTGCACAGTTACCCAGGTGGAAGAATTGAAGATCCTAATAAGAATGTTTCCCATTTGGGCTACTACTATCATATTCAGTGCTGTTTATGCCCAAAACTCTTCCATGTTCATAGAGCAGGGCATGGTTCTTGACAAGCGCATTGGGTCTTTCAACATTCCTCCTGCATCTCTCTCCACTTTTGATGTAATCAGCGTCATCATGTGGGTCCCACTCTATGACCGCATCCTGGTGCCACTAGCTAGAAAATTCACTGGAAGGGAGAAGGGTTTTTCTGAGCTACAGCGGATGGGAATTGGATTAGTCCTGTCCATTCTCGCGATGGTATCtgcagctctagttgagttgaagCGTTTAGAGATTGCCAGGTCTGAAGGTCTCATTCATGAGAAGGCTGCTGTTCCAATGAGCATTCTTTGGCAAATACCACAATATTTCTTGGTGGGCGCTGCTGAGGTGTTTACTTGTATTGGTCAAGTTGAGTTCTTTTACGATCAGGCCCCAGATGCCATGAGGAGTTTATGTAGTGCACTTGCACTTATTACAGTCTCACTGGGAAACTATATAAGCTCCATCATACTGACATTGGTGTCGTACATTACAACTCAGGGAGGAGATCCTGGATGGATCCCTGACAATCTGAATGAAGGCCATCTCGACCGGTTCTTTTGGTTAATTGCAGGGATAAGCTTTGTAAATTTGATAGTTTATATGGGTTGTGCTGTCAGATACAGATATAAGAAAGCCTCTTGA
- the LOC100216898 gene encoding protein NRT1/ PTR FAMILY 8.3 isoform X1, with protein MDEAAGLLLQEEGGGGDQEALLLPLPQDVGLYTGDGSVDVKGRPALKGTTGNWKACFFILGNECCERLAYYGIAKNLVTYLKVKLHLGNLEAARHVTTWQGTCYLTPLVGGILADSRWGKYWTIAVFSSVYFIGLAILTLSASVPALQPPSCLRTVCPEASLLQYGIFFGGLYMIALGTGGIKPCVSSFGADQFDDTDQAERAKKGSFFNWFYFCINIGSFISGTMIVWIQDNTGWGIGFAIPTIFMALAISFFFSASNKYRFQKPGGSPLTRVCQVVIAAFRKWHIEVPHDTSLLYEVDGQTSAIEGSRKLEHTNELEFLDRAAVISSADLKSESFTDPWKLCTVTQVEELKILIRMFPIWATTIIFSAVYAQNSSMFIEQGMVLDKRIGSFNIPPASLSTFDVISVIMWVPLYDRILVPLARKFTGREKGFSELQRMGIGLVLSILAMVSAALVELKRLEIARSEGLIHEKAAVPMSILWQIPQYFLVGAAEVFTCIGQVEFFYDQAPDAMRSLCSALALITVSLGNYISSIILTLVSYITTQGGDPGWIPDNLNEGHLDRFFWLIAGISFVNLIVYMGCAVRYRYKKAS; from the exons GATGTTGGCCTTTACACAGGTGATGGATCTGTTGATGTCAAAGGGCGCCCTGCGTTAAAGGGCACTACAGGCAATTGGAAAGCATGCTTTTTCATCCTAG GGAATGAATGTTGTGAAAGGCTGGCCTACTACGGAATTGCAAAAAACCTAGTTACTTATTTGAAAGTGAAGCTTCATCTAGGCAACCTCGAGGCTGCAAGACATGTTACCACTTGGCAAGGGACATGCTATCTCACTCCCCTTGTTGGAGGCATCTTAGCAGACTCTCGTTGGGGGAAATACTGGACTATTGCTGTTTTCTCATCGGTTTACTTTATT GGCCTGGCTATTTTAACGCTTTCTGCATCAGTCCCAGCGTTGCAACCACCTTCATGTTTAAGGACAGTTTGTCCAGAAGCAAGCTTACTTCAGTATGGCATATTTTTTGGTGGCCTCTATATGATTGCCCTAGGGACTGGAGGTATCAAACCTTGTGTCTCCTCCTTTGGAGCTGATCAATTTGATGACACTGACCAAGCAGAGAGAGCTAAGAAGGGTTCATTCTTCAATTGGTTCTACTTCTGTATAAATATAGGTTCATTCATATCAGGCACTATGATAGTGTGGATACAAGATAACACTGGTTGGGGAATAGGCTTTGCGATTCCTACTATATTCATGGCATTAGCTATTTCATTCTTCTTCTCAGCTTCAAATAAGTACAGATTCCAAAAACCTGGTGGGAGTCCACTCACAAGAGTGTGCCAGGTGGTTATAGCAGCATTTCGTAAGTGGCACATTGAAGTGCCACATGATACATCTCTCCTATATGAAGTTGATGGCCAAACTTCAGCAATTGAAGGAAGCCGGAAGCTGGAGCACACAAATGAGCTCGA GTTCCTTGATAGAGCTGCTGTTATCTCATCTGCTGATCTGAAGAGTGAATCCTTTACCGACCCATGGAAGCTTTGCACAGTTACCCAGGTGGAAGAATTGAAGATCCTAATAAGAATGTTTCCCATTTGGGCTACTACTATCATATTCAGTGCTGTTTATGCCCAAAACTCTTCCATGTTCATAGAGCAGGGCATGGTTCTTGACAAGCGCATTGGGTCTTTCAACATTCCTCCTGCATCTCTCTCCACTTTTGATGTAATCAGCGTCATCATGTGGGTCCCACTCTATGACCGCATCCTGGTGCCACTAGCTAGAAAATTCACTGGAAGGGAGAAGGGTTTTTCTGAGCTACAGCGGATGGGAATTGGATTAGTCCTGTCCATTCTCGCGATGGTATCtgcagctctagttgagttgaagCGTTTAGAGATTGCCAGGTCTGAAGGTCTCATTCATGAGAAGGCTGCTGTTCCAATGAGCATTCTTTGGCAAATACCACAATATTTCTTGGTGGGCGCTGCTGAGGTGTTTACTTGTATTGGTCAAGTTGAGTTCTTTTACGATCAGGCCCCAGATGCCATGAGGAGTTTATGTAGTGCACTTGCACTTATTACAGTCTCACTGGGAAACTATATAAGCTCCATCATACTGACATTGGTGTCGTACATTACAACTCAGGGAGGAGATCCTGGATGGATCCCTGACAATCTGAATGAAGGCCATCTCGACCGGTTCTTTTGGTTAATTGCAGGGATAAGCTTTGTAAATTTGATAGTTTATATGGGTTGTGCTGTCAGATACAGATATAAGAAAGCCTCTTGA